One Deltaproteobacteria bacterium genomic window, CGCGCGGAGTTCGCTTGCCCAAGCCCCTTCTCGAGGAGGCCGGGCTGACGGACGAGGTCGAGATTCGGGCTCGGAAAGGCGTGATCGTCATCGAGCGAGTTGGTCGACCCCGGACGGGATGGGCCGAGGCGGCTCGTCAGCTTCGCAAGCGGAACGGCGACCGCCTCGTCGGCGCACCCGTTCGTACGCGATTCGATGACAAGGAGTGGCGGTGGTAGCGGGGGAGGGGGTCCATCGGGGCGACATCTTCCTGATCAATCTCAACCCAAGCCGGGGAGGCGAGATCCGCAAGACTCGCCCCTGTGTGGTGGTTTCGCCCGACGAGCTCAACGCGCACCTCCGGACCTTCATCGTCGCACCCCTGACGACGGGGGCCCATGGGTACCCGTTTCGCATCCCGAGCAGGTTGGCCGGGCGTGGCGGGCACGTGGTTCTCGACCAGATTCGCACCGTGGATCACGAGCGGCTCGTGAGGCGGCTTGGGAGACTGGCCCCGCAGACGCTGCAGCGAACGCTGTGCGTCCTCCAGGAGATGTTCGCGCCGTGAGCGGACCGCCGGGCGAGCGGCTCGTTCCGTGCCGGCGGGCCGCTCGACGCGTTTGTATGGACACGGCGAACGCGGAATGTTAAGCCTCCCGCCGGAAGGGGAGGGGATGGCGGCCGAGCGGGCGACGGGGCGGTACATCGCCGTGGAGGGGCCGATCGGCGTCGGCAAGACGGCCCTTGCAAGGCGACTCGCCACGGAGTTCGGGTCGCAGCTCCTCCTCGAGCAAGGAGAGGAGAATCCGTTTCTCCGGAGATTCTACGAAGACCCGGGAAAGTATGCGTTCCAGACCCAGCTCTTCTTCCTGCTCGAGCGCTACCGCCAGCAACGCACGCTCGGGCAGCTCGATCTCTTCTCGCAGGGGACCGTCGCCGACTACCTGTTCGCCCGGGACGTCATCTTCGCGCAGCTCAACCTCAACCCCGATGAGTTCGGTCTGTACCAGCAGATCTACCAGCTTCTCGACCGGCAGCTCCCGCGGCCGGACCTCGTCGTCTACCTCGAGGCCCGACCGGAGGTGCTGCTGCGTCACCTCAGGAAGCGCGACCGGGACTACGAGCGTGGCATCACGCCGGAGTACCTGGGCAGGCTCACGGAGGCGTTTCGCAACTTCTTCCACCACTACACGGAGGCCCCGCTTCTCGTGGTCAACTGCTCCGACATCGACTTCGTCGAGCACGGCGGCGATCTGGCCGACCTGATCAAGGAGATCCGGGGCATGAGACAGGGGGTACAGCACTACATTCCGCTTGGATCGCGGTAACGACTCCGACCCCTGACGGGCGGGGATTGATACGGACCGAGACGGGACGTTGAGACGGCGCAACCAATCGTGAGCGGCACCTGAGACCGCCCCGGGGCGCGGTCCCGAGCGCGCGAGCGCGGGGAACCGGCGACCTGCACGGCGGCCCCTCCGAGCGGAAGCACCCGACGGCCTCCCGGACCACCGGTCCGAGGAGGCTTTTTTCATGGAGCTCGGGAAGAAAGTGACGGTGCCCGACGTGGCGCGCCTGAAGGCCGCGGGCGAGCGGATCACGATGGTGACCGCCTACGACTGCGCCTTCGCCCGCCTGCTCGACAAAGCCGGCGTGGATCTCCTGCTGGTCGGCGACTCGCTCGGCATGGTCGTCCAGGGGCTCGAGACGACGCTCCCCGTGACGCTCGACGAGATGGTCTACCACACGCGCATGGTGGCGCGCGGCGCCCAGCGCGCCCTCGTCGTCGGCGACCTGCCGTTCGGGGCCTACCAGACGAGCCCCGCGCACGCGCTCGACAGCGCCGTGCGGCTC contains:
- a CDS encoding AbrB/MazE/SpoVT family DNA-binding domain-containing protein, translating into MRARLVQIGNSRGVRLPKPLLEEAGLTDEVEIRARKGVIVIERVGRPRTGWAEAARQLRKRNGDRLVGAPVRTRFDDKEWRW
- a CDS encoding type II toxin-antitoxin system PemK/MazF family toxin gives rise to the protein MVAGEGVHRGDIFLINLNPSRGGEIRKTRPCVVVSPDELNAHLRTFIVAPLTTGAHGYPFRIPSRLAGRGGHVVLDQIRTVDHERLVRRLGRLAPQTLQRTLCVLQEMFAP
- a CDS encoding deoxynucleoside kinase, with the translated sequence MAAERATGRYIAVEGPIGVGKTALARRLATEFGSQLLLEQGEENPFLRRFYEDPGKYAFQTQLFFLLERYRQQRTLGQLDLFSQGTVADYLFARDVIFAQLNLNPDEFGLYQQIYQLLDRQLPRPDLVVYLEARPEVLLRHLRKRDRDYERGITPEYLGRLTEAFRNFFHHYTEAPLLVVNCSDIDFVEHGGDLADLIKEIRGMRQGVQHYIPLGSR